Within the Setaria viridis chromosome 3, Setaria_viridis_v4.0, whole genome shotgun sequence genome, the region ACATCCGCTCGTCcaccagcgccagcgccggcgacgacgtcgTCATCGCGCTCGCCACGGCCAGCAGGGAcgacgcgccggcggccggagccgccgcccCCTTGCCGCTGCCGTCCTGCTGCCTCGAGCAGGCGCTGCACCGCACCTTGTCGGCTCTCGCTCTCAGCTGAGGCAGCCCTGCAGTTTGCACAGCAGCCTCCCTCATGTCAAGAGACGCCTTACACGCCGCGGCCAGATGGCTGCCGGCCTTCTGGCACCAGATCTCGAAGATGATGGATGAGCTTACCGTGAGCCTGAGCTGGCCTGGCCACGGAGGCACCAGCGAAGAGGGCGGCGGATCCAGCGGCGCTGATGGTTGCCATTGCTCTCACTCGCGAGGTCTGGTGTCTGGGCGTGGTTCTAGATGGAACAGGTGACAAGTGGAGAGTGAGCTTCTTGGTGGTGTTATTCTCCAGGCGTCCAGCCGAATTGCTGCCGCTCAAAGTGTGGCTGCCGAAGGCTCGGTCATCCTTGTGCACATGGCATATCTTTCTGGAGCGAATGGGAGATGGCCACGAATACCCGGCGATTCCCACAGGAAAATAAGCAGGCGTCAACACAGCCACGTCAGCTTACCCGGCGACTCCTGACTACCAGCTCAGATACAGCAAATATAAACaaggtgcagcagcagcactacGGGACTACGGCAAGTATATGTTCCAGAAGTCCATAACATGCATGATATTGGTACCACTCTAAAAAAAAGGAGCATGCATGATAGCAAATTTGCTGCCCAGCTGAATGAATGGGCCAGGCAGATTGCATGTTATGGAATTGACAGGTGCGACACAACGATGACAGCGAAGTCGCAGAAAGACAATGGGGAGGGAATTGCACCATAGACAACATATCTCCACTTTCAATTTGAATACAGAAATTGCGCTCAGGTTCTCACAACTCCACTGAAAAACCAGAATTCATTGTTTGACAAACTTTCCTCAGGCAAAACACTAAGTGCTAAGGAACAAAGTCTTATCTGATAATAGATAACAGCAGGCCCAGAGATGAGCATGCCCTGGGATCCTTCACTTGAGAGGGATGAACCTAGAGGAGTGGGTGGCACCGATACCGGGCCTTCCGTGCTTGACAGGCTTGTAGCTGATGGAGAATTCAGCAAGGTAGTGCCCAATCATCTCAGGCTTGATCTCAACCTGGTTGAAGGTCTTCCCGTTGTACACTCCAATTATGCTGCCTATCATCTCTGGCACAATGATCATGTTGCGCAGATGGGTCCTGACAGGCTCAGGCTTCTCACCAGCAGGTGCTTCCTTTTTCTGTACATATACAGAAAACAAAGAATGGGTTAATGGCTTAGCCTTATGATCCCAAAGCAATAGCGCACAATACAAAATGCAACAGTGTCAATAGCATAATTTTTACACTTCATGGCAATAATTTAGAAATGGTCAGTATAAACTGAGAAAACTCTACCAAATTATCTTCTCGATCAAATGGAATCAAAATCTGTAGACAAATGCATTCTCAAGTCTCAATGATTATTTATACAAGCCCTATACTAATTGATATGGGTAAAATAAGAGCATACACACACTAATTAGAAATATCATTGCCATAATTAGGGTGCTCCGTAGAGATGGCTGCTGCAGcgctgcggctgcagctgcaacaGCCAAGTGAGCGGCCTGAGGCTGAGCTGTGGGCCTGATGTCccgtgcagctgcagctgcttgtgCAGCCAGCACAAACGAAGAGTCCGAATATTCCTTATGAGAGGTGTAAGAAGTTAATGAACTAGACAGACTATTCTGAACTACTCTATAGCTTGAGCTCCATTAGACTACTCCGTAATACACATTCCAAGGACCGGTAACAAAGTCATCATCTGCGGATTGGCAGCACAGCGTAACTTTCAAGGTCGAACTAACATTTCGGCTACATCAACAACCAAACATACCATACATTTGAATTTCACAGCTGATAAATTGGTATGTGCTTATAGCATGTGTGTTCAATGAACAGCAGAGTCTTCTGTTCAACAAATAATGACTCCATTTCAAACAGTAATTTTATTGTGTTAAAGTTCAGATGTAGCAGTTTTGCAGAGAAGCTATCAAGCATTGCATGACAGAATACATTCAGTTAGCTGAACTTTCAGCCATTTCCTATTACGGAATGTAACAATGTGTGCTGCAAAATTATTGATACACCTCCAAATTAATCATCTATACTACTCGTCTGAAGCAGAGTATTTTGCCAGAAAATCAGAAGTGAAAAATAAACATCGTGCTTATGAGCCAAACATATGGCCATTATTCGCATCTGAAACTACATCCCAAAGAAACTACAAACGGATGAGCTGCTATATGCAATCAACACCAAGACTACAGAAACTGCAAATTCTAGCATCCCAGCATCAAAATTTACAGAAGGTAATGAGTACGATAACCAAGCAATCAGCAAAACTAAATCGTGGAGAGGCAGAGACTGCATTACCGCCTTGCGCAGCCTCTTGATGAGAGCCATCGGCTTCCTCTTCAGGCCCCTCTGGAACCTAAATCCATACAAAAACACAAACGGAGTCAGAACATTGATCAAACAATCTATCCGCCAGCACCGAATCCCATAACCAAAGCACCATTTCCTGCCGCATCTGGCACCTACCTtctgcgggcgcgggcggggaaGAGCTGGACGaggtcgtcggtggacatgTCGAGGAGGGCGTCGAGGTCCACCCCGCGGTAGCTGTACTTGCGGAACGTCCTCTTCTTGGGCtgccccgcggcggcgacctccgTATCGACGTCAACGTCCGCCTGCGAGACACCACCACGCGGGCAAAGGGGTTAGTTACCTCAGCGACGGCGAAATGCGTTGGTGTCCGGGATTCGAGGAGTGTGAGAGCTGTGGCCACTCACCATGGCTGCGGCTGGTTGCAGGATAGGCTGCAGGGGAAGACGAagcgcggcggggcggtggaggcggaggcggcggcggtggcggtggcggtggcggcggctctaGGGTTTGGAAAGGATGGCGAACGAATGTGGCCGCGGGTATTTTAGGTACTCAGCTATCTAAACTGGGCCGTCAGAGGCCCACAATGGTGTGGATAAAAGGAAGGAGCCCGCGCGCGCCTTGGAGAGGCTGCGGACGGAGCGGGCCGGAAGTGAGAAGAACGACGCAGTGctaagttttttcttttttgaaaataatTCATGCCAAGTGCCAACACGGTTgggtctcaaaaaaaaaaaagtgccaaCACGGTTCCTCTGCGACTATGCAAAAAATAAGTTTGCGGCGCAAACACATCAATCCTTGAGATTTGCAAATTGCCATCATGAGAGAtcttattgttttttttttcaaaacacagTAAAGACACTCACGCGTTTAATATGGAAATCAGTTTGGATAACTAGTTCGGAGGAATCACTGCATGATTATTTTCAAGGGTCAAATTCCGATGTTTGAAAAGAAGCCAAAAATTATAGGCTCCCTCCACAATCAAGTTTACATGGACTGCGACTTCTTTTTTCTTGGGATGGTACGCCAGTCAGCCAGCGGCTACAGCAATGCGGGTCTGAAAGCGCGCCTCGCCCTTCTCGATGGCAGCCTTGAGCTCCCGCTGCGTCGGTGCCCTCGACGGCGACATGACCAGGTCTTGCCACACTGATGACGAGCCGCCGGTCGGTTGGCCGTCGGCGTACAGCTCGTGGACGCAGTCGGCCTCCTCGTTCAAGCTGCTCACTCTCTCTAAGCAGCCGATCTCTTCAGGATCCACCAGCAAATTGCTCCCGCCATCCTTCCATCCTATCAACTGCATCACGGGATCGGCTTTCAGCAAACGTGATAATAATAGTAGTGGAAGTAGGAGGCGGCATGCTTGAAACACAAGGGCATGCTGCAGGCATTTGACTATTCCATGTAAAATGCCTGTAAAATTTCTTGTGAAATTCATGTGCCCAGAAATGGTTCGGTTTAATCATGTTAGTCTGCCATTTTAGTTTACCTTAGCAGAACCCAAGGTGTTGGTGCTGTAGAGCcttgcattgtcaacaaggcTGCAGTAGCTTCTGAAAGCGGTAGCAAATCGCTTGTGAGACTGCAGCTGTGACTTCACCCTCACTGCTCTACCGGTGATTACAGCTCTCCTGCAAATTGTGAACTTTTATTAGCGCACAGTGTCTGAATGCAGGTAGTAGGCAACGTTTCCTGAGATGACTGTTTCAATGTGAGATATTCAGAGCTCAATGCATGGCAATGCCTGAATGGGCAGAATGTTATTGATATAGTCGCTAATGTTGGCATGGATAAGCTATGAGCTGCACCTGATTCCCCTGACAACTGCTAGATAGGCATCGCAGACCACACCCACGAGCTCGATCCGGTAAGGCTTCCTTCCTGTTGCCTCGTTCTCCTCTTCAGTACTAGAATCCTCAGCCTCAACCGGCTCCCAGTACTCCTCGGTTATCGTCCCATCATCGCTGACCTTGTAGCCGCGTCCCATGCGGTACCGCTGCCTGTGCACGTCCCTGGCCATGGCAATTGTTTGCTCCACGAATGGCTCCCAGGACAGAGTGCCATCCATGATCACATCCCGGCCTTCGTTGAGGGCAGTGACAAGGAGCGAGGAGGCCGCGTCCAATGATGACTGGTGCACCTGCATCGTCATTATGGGTCATTGAGGCCTAATTTTCAGTCAGAACATCTGTACAATATAGAACTGTAAGATCATGATGTTTAGAGATATATATTGATCTGGAAACTAGCCGTAGTTTGGACTGGTTACTTGTTTCAGGTTTTCAGTATGCTTGCAATTTGCACACAAGGTTGGGGTTTCTTTGAAAGtctgaaccatcacaacattgaATGTTGCAATGTTATGCATTTTGACTTGTTAGCTAGTGAGCTATAATGCATACTCACGATAATTATTTTATTGATAGCGGATATGGTAAAAACTATTTACCAGCTCTGCCGTCCGCAGCATGTCATTGTGATGGCCTCTAGAGCTAATGGCTCGGTAGATTACATCGGTTTCCTTGAATGCATCTGCCTCCACCACCACTGAATTCGCTGATGCTCCAGACCAAAATGCTCTGCAAATCAAGAAATGCATACCAGGACGATCAACATATATCCAGATAGTATCGTATAAGGTGTGCTCTGTCTATTTTAACTGCTACAATTGATTTGGTGAAATTCACCAGGAttgttttttccccttctcAATTAATTCTAACAACAATCATCTTTCCTACATCaacatgtttttatttttcatgaaaCTGGAAAGGTAAGACTATCAACACAGTTTAAAGGGAAATGAACAGAAATTAAATAGTAGAAATGGTAAACTTACTCCTTGAGGATATCTTTAAGTACAGTGCTCTTGCCGGCTCCCATCCCACCACCCATCAGGAGTAAAACCGGGCTGCGGTTGCAGTGCGCTACCGGGACCATCACATCATTCCGTGGCGAATCATCACGGCTAGATGGTCCTATGGCCTTCAGTTCCTCAACCAGTGTGGAGAAAAACCTAGTGACCTTCAAGCTTCTTGTCACCCTCTCAAATCTCTGTTCCCTATGTTCAGTGGAGGACCAATACATAATCATTAGTGTGGGTGGAACAACAGTCGTCTTATTGTGTAGTTTAAAGTTTAAAAAAACAGGAACGGGTCAGTTAATTATGCATGCCTTTTCATAAAGAACAACCATCGATGAACTAAATTCTAAGTATTTCCTCGATTAGAATTCCTTGTATGGGAATTCCACAACCGCAGAACATAAATGCTACAGCAAATGGACACAATGAGCAGCACACATTTCCTGTATACCTATTTACTTCTATGCCTGAATCCAACCAGTCTTATATCCAGTCTTACACCTATTTACTTCTATGCCTGGACACAATAGACTCTTTGCATGTTTTGGTGAGAGATTCAATGCCTGAATCCAACCAGTCTTATATCCAGTAGCACACTTCAATTTTTGAACAAATATGCTCTCATTAAATTGTTGTGTCACTTCGACAAATACACTATCAATTATTGCTTTTATGTTTAGAAACGGGAATTGCATAATTAACCATCAATTATTTTGAGTCATGACAAAACATCTCTAATCAGAAATGTACATTGGACATAAAAGTTCTTAACATCTGATTACATGCGAATTCAGAAGATGTAGTTTCTGTTGAAGTGTCCATTTGCAATCTGAATATGATCTAGCACCGCATTAGTGTAGTACTGGTAGCTTATTATTTGGTCAGATGAGAGATAAGATACAGCATACAGGTCAACAGAATAAATAATAAGGTGCAAGCAACTAGTACATCAAGGAACGTGATCAAACATTAACAATTAAGGAGAGATTCTCAGAACATAAAGTATCGATGAATTTTCATTAATGACACTCCAATCAAGAGATCACATGGTTTAACTAATACGTAAGGTTGAAGACTTGAAGTAGAAAGTGCTTGTACTAAAAGTAATCAAGGAGAATTTGGAACTTAAAGTGAAAAGAGTGAATGAACATAAGCAGTATAATATCAGCCACTTAGCAACCAGGTAGCATGAGGGTGGATACTCACCTGGTGGCCTCTAACACCATGTTCTTGAACCTTCTTTTGGTCACACCTTCCACAGTGAGAACCTGTCGAGATCATTACTATATCAATATAGAAAAGATAGTGTAAGGAGAGTTTAACTAGGACTAGGAGACAATAGGCGGTAAACTTCAAAAGTCATTGTACTCCCTTCACCTGGGTAATTATGTAAGTTGCATAGTTCCAATGGAAGGAGAAGTAGCCAAGTATACACTTGTCGAGTTCCTCGATAAACTTCACAATCAGGGGGTCAGGGTCCCCGCTATTTTGGAAGAATGCAAAAATATTGTCTTCATAGCCCTTATTCTTCCTCAGGTAATCGTAAGCTAGTGTGCACAGGTGGGGGCATTCATTGACATCGTCAAATCCAATTTGCCTAGCTGAAAAAGAAGCAGAATTTCCTCATCGACGCAAACATGGCAAGAGTGGGGGGAACCGTGCAGGCCCCAAGACCACAACGGTAACTAGTCAATCACAGGTCTTAAATCGGCATATAGCACGAAATGTGCAAAAGTACAACAAGAACCAGTCAATCACAAAGAATAAGTGGCATATGGAATCTAGATCTTGAGTGTGGCGTGCAAGCATTAGAACCATAATTTCGTATAAGCAAGTTGGCTCTACACAAATCTCTCCACGGCACCTAATAATTTATGCCAACCCTGATGCTTCTGCACTGGTATTCCGAGCTGTATCCTTATATCTTGGGTCGGGCAAAGTAAACAAAACAAATAGAAATGCGAACCCCGACGAGTTACCCCAGTTATTAGCCTGATGAACTGGGTCAGTTCTATCACTGTTCACTAGCACCAACGATGATTGCTTTAGAGTAAATTGACATCCGAACAGTACCCCATGAGGCCATGAGTCAAAAACTCAAAACTGGAACCCAAAGCTGATGGTTCTCCCGACGTTACGGATGGAACGCAAATCTTACTTTTACCACACGCAATTCAAGTCGCAGAGCCAATCCATAGAATCCGGATGCTACCATCAGCAACAGAAAGGAAGCGGGAGCAGATTTGGGGGCCGTACCGACGTAATGCGAGAACCTCTCGAGCTCCTGGACGCGGCTGGAGGGCGACACCAGCAGCCGCGGCGACAGCAGCTCCGCCGCGGAGCCCGCCGCCCCGTCGTCCCTCATGCCGGCgcccctgctccctccctcccaccctCTCGCACCCGGTAGGCAGGCAGGCACCAGGCAGCGTCAGGCGGCCGAGCGCGTgcggggcgacgacgacgccaggCGAGGTGACGCGGTGCGCAGGCCTGCCGCTGCCAGGACCATGCTGCGGTGTCGGCGTCAGCAGAGGTGAAGAATGGGGTTCGGCCGACGGGGCACCGACCGACAGCTCCTCAAGCGAGGGGCGCGCGGAGGAGTGTGACAGTGGCGTGGCCGAGTACCCCACGGAATCCGCTCCACGTCCAGTCCACGGACGCTTGCGCGGCGGGAACGGCGGCGACTGTGGACTGGCACGGCGCGGGGGCGATCGCTGAAAAGTAGGCGAGGGGCGCTGCGCGacgcgaggcggaggcggcgggcggattGAAGGGGGGGGTGGACGGGTCGCTCGTGGACCTCGCTGCCTCGCTTCCGCGCACGCGCGGCCGGTGGGTGGAGGGTGGCGATGGCAGGATCGCAAAGCGCCAACGGTCAACGGCGCGCACCCCTATCTGCTCGACGAGTTCAAGGGATGCACCCATCCACGCCTGTTTTCGGATCGAGGTGGGGGGCCAGGTGGCCACGTTATCTGCTCTTACTGTTCACCGGTGAGATCGCCACCGTGCCGGGACCGGGATGTCAAGCGGATGATGAcgttgatggcggcggcgcggcttaTTCGAGCTGGGGCCTTGTTTCAGTCCGTGACGGCGTGCCGGTCCGATTTTAGTAACGACGTTGACGTTTATGCAGCTTTTAGCcatgccttttctttttaagaACGGAAAGAATGAGCCAGGTTTTCTTTTACCCAGTATTCattcctctccttttttttaaagaatattcattcctctccttccttgttCGAGGAGGTGAGGCTAAtcaggaggactaaacatgaattaattataaaattagaCTAAtcaggaggactaaacatgaattaattataaaattaattacacatatggaggttaattcgcgagacgaatctattaagtctaattaattcatgattagtaCATGTTTACTacgaactaattagacttaatagattcgtatcgtgaaTTAACCTCccctatgcaattggttttgtaattaatctactccctccatcccaaattataagtcgctttaaCTTTTTTGATACATCtactttgctatgtatatagatataacaatatatctagatgcataacaaagTAGATGTACCAAAAAAGttaaagcgacttataatttgggatggagggagtacgtttCATACtcctctaattagtatctaattATTCGACCTAATTagaccctgtttggcatggctccaactccgagtggagctgctccactccagaactccacatggagccagctccgctccaaaactccagaacaaaaatgaggtgtttggctagatgggtgctctcagctccagaaaagatcgatttcagtatggattgccattgttgccccccaattaaggccccacttgtcatcctctctatcccatcttcttcttcctctttttccactgcactgtgccgcacacgggagaccctccacgggcggcggggtgggtagcgACGGGTGGCGACGATAGGCggctgggtgggtggcgacgacaggcggctgggtgggtggcaacgggcgacgacgggcggcgggcgcggcggcgggcggcgacgggcgacggcgggcgcggcgacgggcggcggggccggccggccacgggggcggcgacgggcagggctctagcggcgagtggggctcgggagaagcgagtggggctcgggagaatagaagggagaatagaatgaaatgtttttttgtgtaaccaatGGCATTAGTGGGTAATTACctaccaactccacgagaaggttcaaaagagaggtttctagAGCAGCAaaaggtgctccaaaactccacctccatttgcactacagctccatggagttggcaactccatggagttttggagttggggtgtttggctaaattttttgatggagttgctgaagtttaggagtggagccgtgccaaacagggccttagtatCTAATTATTCGACCCGACGTGACAGGTACGAACCAAACGATACCTTAGAATAACCAGTTCAGTTTTCTTGACAATGTAAAATGTATTAGTAAACCAATGCAGCGCCACCGGCCAGCCACAGTCGCAGGTCAGTCTCCTCTGCAAGTAGAGCTGTACCGCTAGCCTGAGAGATAAGCATAATAGCCGACCATTTTGCAAACCCTTAGGTCTGCGGAACACAGTATACAGTAACTCTGAAGAACGTCATTACGACAATACAACGTTTAACCAGAAAAGGCACTCGGATTAGGCTTAATCACGGCGGGGACTTTACAGGATGTATctcttttctttcccttttaAAACTTAAAACTTGTAAATTACATGGCACACCAGCTCAGGCCCGGAACCCATCATCTGTTACAACAAGCATTATTCCGACTGTAAGACTGTATACAGGACCTCCCATTACCAGCGACCGTTGGCATGGCGGCGCCACACGGAGACTCCGTTCACCCCGCCCCCCAGGTTAGTGTAGTCACCAACCTGGTGGTGGTATCCATTTGTGTTAGCTCCAAGACTCACCGCTGGATTAGGAGAGCCATTCAGCCAAGGCTTTGAAACACTTATGTCGGACAGGCCATTAGAATAAGTACCCATCGAGGGAAATTGCCTTTCCCTCAGCCCATGGAGGGCACTCATGTCATAGGACCTTGAGAATCCATCATCGTAGTAATGGTCGGTTGAATTGAACCGACCAGGGCTACTAACAGAAGCCATCTCCATATCTGCCAAGTTGCCTCTCGTCGAAAACGGCCGGCCAAAAGCATGGTAATCTTGACGGAATGAATCTGGCATATTGCTGTTGATATGATCCTCCTCAAGCAAATCATTTATGATGTCAAGGTGTGGAAATTCTTCTGGTACTGGTCCCTGCTGTTGGTGCCAGACATGGCTATCGCTTGTCCCAGATTGGAACTGCCTAGATTGCAGTCCTCCATACCTGCTGAGCTTTTCTGTTCCTCTGCTACTTGCTTGCTGATAACTATCATCCCTCCGTGGTTGTTCATATGCTTGACCATTGGTCATTTGTTGGTAAGGAGCCTGATCCCTCCAGAGATGCTTATTAATGTTACTATCACCTTTCCACTGCTGCCAGCTGTCATGTGCTTCTAATTTGCCCAGCCCAGACTTCAACACATGCCTAGTTGACAACTGATCAGGTCTTCCAGCAGGAGGCATCATAACTGCTGTACTTGATGCATATGCCGACAAAGGCTGCGAAAGGGTGGTATCTTGGCTCAGAGAAGTTGAGTGATATGAAAGGCTTGCAGATGTTGTGCACAGGCCAGCCTTACCAACAATGGCATTACGGTATGTCTGAGGAGTATAAGGTGGGGCAGAAGGGGAGGGACCATTTACTGATCGTCCAGCTGCTTCACTCATAGAGCAAGAAAGCAATGAAGAAATGTGAACATGTGAAGTAGTTGGTGCAGTTGATCTTGGTGTGGGGAACACAGGTGCACTTGAAGGCCTCGATGCTGTAACCTCGGAAACTAAGGTGGCTGTGACCTTCCTGAAAGTAGCTGCTTCTGGAGCTTCAGAGTTAGCATCTGAAGAAGTTTGTGGCAATTCTGAGGATGGCAGGGCTGCTTTATCAACTTGTGGTAGTCTTGGGGGAGCTGGAATAGATTTCTCATGCACTGATGATCTTGAAGGACCAGAAGCATCTTTACCACCTGTTGGTGATTTCACCAGAGCTGGAGAAGCTTTGTCAACTGGTGTAGACTTGGGAAGAACTGGCGTTGCTTTGTCACTGGCTGGAGATTTGGGGCAAACTGGAGGTGCTTTGTCAACTGCTGGAGATTTGGGGCGAATGGGTGTTGCTTTGTCAACTGCTGGAGATTGGGAACGAACTGGAGCTGCTTTGTCTACAGCTGGAGATTTTGGACGAACTTGAGTTGTTTTGTCAATTGCTGGTGATTTGGGGCGAACTGCCGGTGCTTTGTTTATGGGTGGAGATTTGGGAGGAACTGGAGTCACTTTATCAACCAAAGGCAGTTTTGGGGGAACTGAAGCAGCTCTATTGATTCGCGGTGATTTTGAAGGAAGAGGGGCATCTTTATCCCCATCAACTGCTGGTGGTTTAGATGCTGTGTTGCCTTTCATTTTTGAACTCGATCCATTAACTTTGTTTGAAACTAGATCAATTTTTGCTGTGGCAGGAGCAGTCACAGCTTCAGTATTTGTAGGGGGTGGTATGCCTGAAACAGCTTCCTCTGGCATGCAATTGACCACAGAGACATCCTTAGTTGGCATTCCATTAGCTTTTAGATCAACTGCAACTTCTGAGGAATGCTTTGGGCTCTCTGGAACATCAGGTGGCTTCTCCAAAGAACTGGATGAGTTGGAAGACTCTGCTTCCTTTGCTTTCGCATCCCTAGCTTCAAAATGAGCTTTAAGAAGTTTTTGCCCCTCAATGttcttctgaaaaaaaaaatgcaaaaacaaAGCATCGGTTACAGAAAAATGAATTGATTGATGCTAGTTATGAAGTAAACAACGAGCACTTCAAATGTAAGTTGGCAAACAAGAAAACATCAGCACATCCATGGATACAACTG harbors:
- the LOC117848524 gene encoding photosystem II reaction center W protein, chloroplastic, which produces MATISAAGSAALFAGASVARPAQAHGLPQLRARADKVRCSACSRQQDGSGKGAAAPAAGASSLLAVASAMTTSSPALALVDERMSTEGTGLSLGLSNNLLGWILLGVFGLIWSLYTVYTSTLDEDEESGGLSL
- the LOC117848522 gene encoding calmodulin calcium-dependent NAD kinase — encoded protein: MRDDGAAGSAAELLSPRLLVSPSSRVQELERFSHYVARQIGFDDVNECPHLCTLAYDYLRKNKGYEDNIFAFFQNSGDPDPLIVKFIEELDKCILGYFSFHWNYATYIITQVLTVEGVTKRRFKNMVLEATREQRFERVTRSLKVTRFFSTLVEELKAIGPSSRDDSPRNDVMVPVAHCNRSPVLLLMGGGMGAGKSTVLKDILKEAFWSGASANSVVVEADAFKETDVIYRAISSRGHHNDMLRTAELVHQSSLDAASSLLVTALNEGRDVIMDGTLSWEPFVEQTIAMARDVHRQRYRMGRGYKVSDDGTITEEYWEPVEAEDSSTEEENEATGRKPYRIELVGVVCDAYLAVVRGIRRAVITGRAVRVKSQLQSHKRFATAFRSYCSLVDNARLYSTNTLGSAKLIGWKDGGSNLLVDPEEIGCLERVSSLNEEADCVHELYADGQPTGGSSSVWQDLVMSPSRAPTQRELKAAIEKGEARFQTRIAVAAG
- the LOC117848523 gene encoding small ribosomal subunit protein uS19, translating into MADVDVDTEVAAAGQPKKRTFRKYSYRGVDLDALLDMSTDDLVQLFPARARRRFQRGLKRKPMALIKRLRKAKKEAPAGEKPEPVRTHLRNMIIVPEMIGSIIGVYNGKTFNQVEIKPEMIGHYLAEFSISYKPVKHGRPGIGATHSSRFIPLK